ACAAATTTTGGTTAATGTCAGGTACAAAAAGAACATCCTGTATATGTTTTGTACCTTTACAACTTGCAATCACAATAGTCCCCTTTCCTTTGACTGAGATGTAGTCTCCATTGCCAATCCTGACTTTGGTGATATTTGTTGGCTTCAGTTCTTTAAACAACTCCTTGTCATGAGTCATATGGTTGGTACATCCACTGTCAATCAGCCAGCTTTCATTTGACTCACCACCCATGAAGCATGTTGCCACAAACAATtgatcctcctcctccttctgaTCAGCAATTTTGGCCTCTACACCTTGTTGTTAATTCTTGTTCCTGCAAATTACAGCTTCATGCCCCATTTGGTTACATTTGGTGCACTTGGCGTCTGGTCTCCTCCAGCATTTAAAAGGAGGATGACCCTGTTTATTGCAATGTGAACAGGGAGGATAGGATCCCTTCTTGACTTCTTCTTTGTTGTAAGCTGAAGATTCTCTAGTAGAAATTTGATTCTTCTTGAaaaacttctttttcttattgttCCTAACGTTCTCATGATGCTTTGCTGGCAAGGCTCCTTCAACAGCACCTTCTTGCCTCATGGCTCTTCTTTGTTCCTGCGCTTGCAAAGCATTGAGTATCTCTGCAAGAGTGGTTTGAGTCAAATCTTTGGTATTTCTAAGGCAGAAATAGATGCCTCGAATTTTTCAAGCATTGATACAAGAATTTTTTCTACAATTCTTGAGTTCTTGAACTCAGAACCAAGTAATCTGATTTGGTTTGCAATGTCCAATAACCTAACAGAATACTCTTTAATTGATTATGTTTCCTTCATCTTCAGTAACTCGAATTCTCGAATCAAGTTTAGCACACAcattcctttgattctttcatcTCCCTCATACTTTGACTTGAGATAATTCCATATCTTATATGCTGATCTCAGAGTCATAATTCTAGTGAAGATAGTAAATGAGACTGCAGCAAACAGACATGCCTTTGCCTTGGATTTCTTTGTCTTCTCCTTTTGCGCTTTGATTTGTGCCATGGTAGGATTGTCTGGAAGAGCAGGAATTTCATAATCCTCTTCCACTACTTCCCAAATATCCAAAGCTTCCATATAAGCTTCCATACGAACTGCCCAAACTTGGTAGTTGTCTCCATCAAATATCAATGGAGAAATTGAAGAGAAACTGGAACTTGTTATGGCGTCCATGACACAACAACTTCACTTACACTCACAGATCCCTTAAGAAgagagctctgataccaaatgttATTTTCtatagtaaaaataaatattgcaatgaaaaattgaagacaaattcattccacatacattcaaagaaaaatacaatatttaaaGTCTTCAAAAATAACTAGCCACTAACAACATGACCCTAGACTTTctccatgattacaaatcatgaatAACTAATTCAAAATTAGGAACAAACAtggactaaattaacttaacaaaaATAAACACACATGAGCATGTTTCAGTCCTAAAGCAGTTTCTTAACAAATATGACAAAGTCTAACTGATCATCTTTCTCCTTTTGTAGCACAATTTCAACCAAATGATATATAATACTTGGAAGTTGGGGATATAATCTCATTTCTACCTTGATCAATATTTTATCATGAGACAACAATTAACAATATGGTGATGATTTTATTggataatatttttttcattcacaTGTACAAAAAGGAGTattcaaaatataaatacaaTCAACAAATTCAATCgaagaacaaaagaaaagtaCATGAACTAAAATCGATCAAACCCGGAAGGAACAACAACACACTTAGTACCCCTGGAAACACATTGAAGTAGATGAAGTATCTCCTTAACTCTTTCTCTAGTCTTCAAATTTCCACCAACCTGAAGCATCAAACAAAGCTTTGCTACAACCCCAACCTCCACCATTTCCTCAGCAACACCACAATTCCCAACATTGTTCTTGCAAACATTATACAAAATCCTCACTGCCTTCTCATTGCCCAAATTCGACACTCTAAGAATCTTTCTCCCGAACACAGCCATCCCTCCCCCATGTTGAAGCAGCTCTGCCCGGCCTTCGGCACATTCACAAAGCCGATCCAGAACCGCCATTGCCAGCTCGCATTCTCTTCCATTAGAGGAGTTGAGAAGCAACTCGACAACATGGAAAACGACACCATTTTTTATGGCCTTTATGCGGTTCCGGCCAAATGGGGCCAAGCGGAGGAGGATTTGGAGGGCGGGTTTTGTGGAAATTTGATCCATTAAGGCTCTTGTGAGCTGAATGAAGAGGATATCTTTTGTGAACGTTTTGTGGGTTTGGTCGGAAATGGTGTAGAGGGAGCATAGGAAGGCTATGGTGGAAGCTCGGGATTTAGGGGATTTGGTTGAAGTGATGATGGAGATTAGAGTATCGATGAGTTGAGGGTTTTGAGTTAGGAGATTTTTGAGGATGGTGGCGGGCGAGTTGATGTTTGTAATGATTTCTATGGCTTCTTCTACCATGACATCTTCGTCTTCACCCTCATCCTCGAACAGTATCGAAGTTAAGAACAACATGGATTCAACATTCTATACATATGATCatggaaaaaaaatggttttttaGACAATGAGAAATAATTGTTGAGTAGAAAGTAATTGGTTAAATTGCAAATTTGACTCAGGGTggttttaagaaaataaaaatttagtcctataatttataattaacatttactatattttttagTTGATAAAAGCTTCTTAAATATAGTTTTCTCGGTAGGACTAtttattagatttttttttctttttttttttttttgttaaactAAAGGGGATATTTATAAGTTATTTTAAAATCCTCTAAAATAAAATCTAGCTTTTGAAATTATAAgaattaaatttgaagtaatTTCAAGTCATAGATCAAAAGTCACTTTTGCCCAACAATACTTTTTAGTCCAAAGTCCATAACATGAATCGGGGTGTACAACAAGACAAAGTGATTTCAAAAGTGTTTGGTAATGTATGTTTAAGATCAAACAGTTATGAATATCTCTTAAAATTATAACAC
The sequence above is drawn from the Cucumis melo cultivar AY chromosome 2, USDA_Cmelo_AY_1.0, whole genome shotgun sequence genome and encodes:
- the LOC103491935 gene encoding E3 ubiquitin-protein ligase PUB22-like, encoding MAEIEVPSDFLCPISLQIMRDPVTISTGITYDRECIKKWLSSCKNQPLICPVSKQALSSVDLTPNHTLGRVIQGWCSLHERHGVEQIPTPKDEIDRGDAVKSILKEAMKSPRSSRLECLKRLKSIVAENESNKIYLQNVESMLFLTSILFEDEGEDEDVMVEEAIEIITNINSPATILKNLLTQNPQLIDTLISIITSTKSPKSRASTIAFLCSLYTISDQTHKTFTKDILFIQLTRALMDQISTKPALQILLRLAPFGRNRIKAIKNGVVFHVVELLLNSSNGRECELAMAVLDRLCECAEGRAELLQHGGGMAVFGRKILRVSNLGNEKAVRILYNVCKNNVGNCGVAEEMVEVGVVAKLCLMLQVGGNLKTRERVKEILHLLQCVSRGTKCVVVPSGFDRF